The following coding sequences lie in one Apostichopus japonicus isolate 1M-3 chromosome 13, ASM3797524v1, whole genome shotgun sequence genomic window:
- the LOC139978391 gene encoding alpha-(1,3)-fucosyltransferase C-like, whose translation MILSKLYSVILMVCFLFLVSLLVTNRYTEISFDDRMKEDLRRLKMVKSFDKIERTTDGDKVKPLIANYQKSNLFRAARRNVRWNKNGRNLLAKLSTNRVKITAYSIRQQYPLPPENAVLKVAWFSMRTFWKERHYPVMFPCDTGKVILSKADQDISKLREVDVVLFAGGFENEELWRQLREERDPGQLWLFNTDESPLTAKTHIPPYRYRNITFNITFTYRSNADIKVPYGFFVRNESLSSIPNGNQVNFHERSPKLAAWMSSHCDTIAWNRTGFVWDLSRYIPIDKYGSCGNLTCGNSNKYWERVVNNQCKRILRKYKFHFALENSCCAEYISEKFWNILRHYDAIPVVIGAPKEDYERIAPPNSFIYAADFDSMEKLAEYLQTVASDPEKFNFYFQWKYEGQVRGNHEKQRRIGYSAANCRILEYLQTPNLTQARHDLHGPSWLGGCSECGDRKILKSYRNSGYNYVQN comes from the coding sequence ATGATTCTATCGAAACTCTACTCAGTTATACTAATGGTatgctttctgtttcttgtCAGTTTGCTGGTGACCAATAGATACACAGAGATCAGTTTCGACGATCGCATGAAGGAGGACCTAAGGAGGTTGAAGATGGTCAAAAGTTTTGATAAGATTGAGAGGACGACGGATGGAGATAAGGTCAAGCCTTTAATAGCAAACTATCAAAAGAGTAACCTTTTCCGAGCAGCTCGAAGAAACGTTCGTTGGAATAAAAACGGCCGAAATCTATTAGCTAAGCTGTCGACCAATCGTGTGAAGATTACAGCCTATTCCATACGTCAACAATATCCGTTACCGCCAGAAAATGCCGTCTTAAAAGTAGCTTGGTTCAGTATGAGAACCTTCTGGAAAGAGAGACATTATCCAGTTATGTTTCCTTGTGACACAGGGAAAGTTATACTTTCGAAGGCCGATCAGGACATCTCGAAACTACGTGAGGTTGACGTCGTGCTCTTCGCTGGAGGATTTGAAAACGAGGAGCTTTGGAGACAGCTACGAGAAGAACGTGATCCGGGTCAACTGTGGCTATTTAACACCGACGAGAGCCCTTTAACTGCAAAGACTCATATCCCACCGTACAGATATAGGAATATTACTTttaacattacatttacataCCGTTCGAATGCCGATATTAAAGTACCGTACGGATTCTTCGTGAGAAACGAGTCTCTGAGTTCGATTCCGAATGGGAACCAGGTGAACTTTCACGAGCGAAGTCCCAAGCTAGCAGCGTGGATGTCCAGTCACTGCGATACTATCGCCTGGAATCGAACCGGTTTCGTTTGGGATTTATCACGATATATACCGATCGATAAATATGGTAGTTGTGGTAATTTAACCTGCGGGAACTCAAACAAATATTGGGAAAGGGTTGTCAATAATCAGTGCAAGAGAATTCTAAGGAAGTATAAATTTCATTTCGCGCTGGAAAACAGCTGTTGCGCTGAATACATTTCCGAgaaattttggaatattttaagaCACTATGATGCGATACCGGTCGTCATAGGAGCGCCCAAAGAGGATTATGAACGAATAGCGCCTCCAAACTCTTTCATCTACGCGGCAGATTTTGATTCGATGGAGAAACTCGCCGAGTATTTACAAACAGTGGCTTCAGACCCAGAAAAATTCAATTTTTACTTCCAATGGAAGTATGAAGGTCAAGTGAGAGGAAACCACGAAAAACAGAGGAGAATTGGATACTCCGCTGCAAACTGCCGTATATTAGAATACCTGCAGACACCTAATTTGACCCAGGCGCGTCACGACTTGCACGGCCCCTCGTGGTTGGGTGGGTGTTCAGAATGCGGTGACCGGAAGATACTTAAAAGTTACCGTAACAGTGGGTACAACTACGTTCAAAATTGA
- the LOC139979031 gene encoding 4-galactosyl-N-acetylglucosaminide 3-alpha-L-fucosyltransferase FUT6-like → MDRRHPELRTYSESSYRYNSEDEDEEGTKPSKHFVLDILVFSVNYGVNSRGFEITHTCGDQDIFVCFGGGYITEVIPEYDVVIFAGDILNDRNWDYLTEQREPRQVWIFASDVNPLKSTYILPPEGMPGTEFNMSFTYHSKSELHYSYGKYYPYTENGTISNTTDLFDEDEFDKKLVTWDSVDCFNGSWDRVKFVDELSKHIPVDIYGDCGNLKCRGNNSFHRKSPGSGGCQKVLNKYKFVLSLEDGCCSELLSNHFWNVLYHHKSVPVVVGASKEDYQRFAPPNSFIFAGDFKTVQELANYLLEVSSNRLKYNAFFEWQEMGSVKLTNRKEQQIHHKDHFCSILTYLDENYSKEQVMRTRVDPYGPMWRGGCDQCRQYDILKKYFDGQLS, encoded by the coding sequence ATGGACCGCAGACACCCCGAGTTGAGAACTTATTCAGAATCCAGCTACCGGTATAATTCAGAAGATGAAGACGAAGAGGGGACGAAACCtagcaaacattttgttttagacATCCTCGTTTTCAGTGTCAATTACGGAGTAAATTCTCGAGGATTCGAGATCACACATACTTGTGGAGATCAAGACATATTTGTCTGTTTCGGTGGGGGATATATTACTGAAGTGATACCGGAATATGACGTCGTAATTTTCGCTGGCGATATCCTTAACGACAGAAATTGGGATTACTTGACCGAGCAACGAGAGCCTCGTCAAGTCTGGATATTCGCTTCAGATGTCAATCCATTGAAGTCGACGTACATTTTACCTCCAGAGGGAATGCCCGGCACCGAATTTAACATGTCATTTACTTACCATTCAAAGTCGGAACTGCATTATTCATACGGGAAATATTATCCATATACTGAGAATGGAACAATCTCTAATACCACCGACTTATTCGATGAGGATGAGTTTGATAAGAAATTAGTCACGTGGGACTCGGTCGATTGCTTCAACGGATCCTGGGACCGGGTCAAATTTGTCGACGAGTTATCGAAACATATCCCCGTCGACATTTACGGCGATTGTGGTAACTTAAAGTGCAGAGGAAACAACTCATTTCATCGCAAAAGTCCAGGTTCCGGAGGATGCCAAAAAGTCTTGAACAAATACAAGTTTGTCTTGTCGTTAGAAGACGGTTGCTGCTCCGAATTGTTATCTAATCATTTTTGGAACGTGTTATACCATCATAAAAGCGTGCCGGTTGTCGTAGGTGCCTCGAAGGAGGATTACCAACGTTTCGCGCCACCAAATTCTTTCATTTTCGCAGGTGATTTCAAGACAGTTCAAGAACTGGCTAATTATCTGTTGGAAGTCTCTTCGAATCGATTGAAGTATAATGCGTTTTTCGAATGGCAAGAAATGGGTTCAGTTAAATTAACAAATAGAAAAGAGCAACAAATTCACCACAAAGACCATTTTTGCAGCATTTTGACTTACCTAGACGAAAACTATAGTAAAGAGCAAGTTATGCGTACTCGAGTAGATCCGTATGGTCCAATGTGGAGAGGTGGGTGCGATCAATGTAGacaatatgatattttaaagaaatattttgatggACAACTGAGTTAA
- the LOC139979232 gene encoding long-chain fatty acid transport protein 6-like, with amino-acid sequence MVEFGALKKYAHVQYLTSSLAVVYNHLRRRSPEPSQAKMFSFLTSVITYIAYGVIGISVPSLIVYILYPAITDDFGFLSRLARIESNKKRCLKSKFSIIDKYESQVKKQGTKTFLHYENQQYSYADVNKQANRIMHYLVGNNEVKLRDVVCLLMYNEPGFVWAWLGIIKCGATAALVNTHIRGKSLLHCIKISAAKKIICGSDVELIEALKEIKSDLDELGIEIFVLGFSDKPLPEDFKDLTKLSLNSSDENDVEARKGLDLWNDNCVYIYTSGTTGLPKATRMAYRRLITTSTLMMVYDMAPDDVFYLCLPLYHSAAFGVGLMNVINSGAAGAIRKKFSVREFWRDIRQYRVTIIQYIGETARYLVQAPRSEEDGVYPHGSIRMAVGNGLPADIWEEFQTRFNIKRIGEYYGASEGNFLIMNFDGKLGTVGRYTPLLEKLLRVLQIIECDMETAEPKRGPDGLCVICPRGKAGLLGTKISNQLPLDGYIGDKQITEKKIIRDVLQKGDAYFNTGDLMLIDEDGYVYFKDRLGNTFRWKGENVATTEVELSLLENPQVESANVYGVQIEGKDGRAGMASLILRNDVTLDCPALYKHITERLPSYACPKFVRIKESIEVTGTYKHRKVNLIKEGFDPRTITDPLYYMNDTEKTYSPLDEEAYNHVLSGAIRM; translated from the exons ATGGTCGAATTCGGAGCGCTTAAGAAGTACGCCCACGTGCAGTATCTGACAAGCAGTTTGGCTGTTGTATATAATCATCTG AGAAGACGCTCTCCAGAACCCAGTCAAGCCAAGATGTTTTCCTTCCTTACCTCTGTGATTACCTACATCGCATACGGTGTCATCGGCATCAGTGTACCGTCTCTCATCGTCTACATCCTCTACCCGGCCATCACAGATGACTTTGGCTTCCTCTCTCGTCTTGCTCGTATCGAATCGAATAAGAAAAGATGTCTGAAGTCAAAGTTCTCCAtcatagataaatatgaaaGTCAGGTGAAGAAACAGGGGACCAAGACATTCTTGCACTATGAAAACCAACAGTATTCCTATGCAGATGTCAACAAGCAAGCCAACCGAATCATGCACTATCTGGTCGGGAACAACGAAGTCAAACTGAGGGACGTGGTCTGTCTGTTGATGTACAACGAGCCTGGCTTTGTCTGGGCGTGGCTGGGTATCATCAAATGCGGTGCCACTGCAGCGTTGGTCAACACACACATCCGAGGCAAATCTCTATTACATTGTATCAAGATCAGTGCAGCTAAAAAAATCATCTGTGGAAGTG ACGTAGAACTTATAGAAGCTCTGAAGGAGATTAAATCCGATCTGGACGAGCTAGGAATCGAGATCTTCGTTCTGGGGTTCTCGGACAAACCCCTCCCAGAAGACTTCAAAGATCTGACCAAGCTCTCTCTCAATTCGTCAGATGAAAACGATGTTGAAGCCAGGAAAGGGCTTGATCTGTGGAATGATAACTGTGTGTACATCTACACATCTGGAACCACAG GTCTTCCGAAAGCCACCAGAATGGCTTACCGACGTTTGATTACGACGTCGACCTTGATGATGGTTTACGACATGGCACCAGATGATGTTTTCTACCTATGTCTCCCTCTATATCACAGTGCCGCTTTCGGAGTCGGCCTCATGAATGTCATAAACTCAG GTGCGGCAGGGGCTATCCGAAAGAAATTCTCGGTAAGAGAATTCTGGCGGGACATTCGACAATACAGAGTCACGATCATCCAATACATAGGAGAAACCGCTCGGTATCTCGTCCAAGCTCCACGTAGCGAGGAAGATGGCGTGTATCCACACGGTAGCATCAGGATGGCGGTTGGGAACGGCCTCCCGGCAGATATATGGGAGGAATTTCAAACGAGATTTAACATTAAACGTATCGGTGAATATTACGGTGCTTCGGAGGGTAACTTCCTGATCATGAATTTTGATGGAAAATTGGGAACTGTGGGTCGTTATACCCCACTCTTAGAG AAACTTCTACGGGTCCTTCAAATTATAGAATGTGACATGGAAACAGCAGAACCAAAGCGAGGCCCAGACGGCTTGTGTGTTATATGTCCAAGAG GTAAAGCTGGACTACTAGGGACTAAGATTAGTAATCAACTGCCCCTGGACGGTTACATAGGTGATAAACAGATCACAGAGAAGAAGATTATCCGGGACGTCCTACAAAAAGGAGACGCTTACTTCAACACGGGAGATTTGATGCTTATTGATGAGGATGGATACGTCTATTTCAAAGATCGTCTAGGCAACACATTCAG ATGGAAAGGAGAGAATGTTGCTACAACTGAAGTAGAACTCTCTCTATTAGAAAATCCTCAAGTGGAATCTGCTAATGTCTATGGAGTTCAAATTGAAG GGAAGGATGGCAGAGCAGGGATGGCATCTCTGATTCTTCGAAACGACGTTACCTTAGACTGTCCTGCCTTGTACAAGCACATCACTGAAAGATTACCTAGTTACGCTTGCCCAAAGTTTGTACGCATTAAGGAGTCCATCGAGGTGACAGGTACCTATAAGCACCGTAAAGTCAATCTTATCAAGGAGGGCTTCGACCCGAGGACTATTACCGATCCTTTGTACTACATGAACGATACAGAGAAAACTTACTCCCCTCTGGATGAAGAAGCGTATAACCATGTTCTTTCAGGGGCAATCCGAATGTAA